The following DNA comes from Kitasatospora sp. NBC_01287.
GCGGCAGTCCGGGATCGGGGAGATCTGCGGTGGGGCGGTGAGCGCGCCGGCCGTGGTCAGCTGCGCGGTGCGCGGTCCCGGTACCGTCTCCGGCTGCGCGGGCGCGCTCGGCGCCTGCGCGGGGGCCGGGGGCTTGGCCGGGGCGGCCGCGCTCGCGCCCGGCACGTCGTCCGAGGTGCAGGCCTCGACCACCGGGCCCGGCTCGGAGAACTCGAAGCCGGCCCGCCCGTTCTGCTCGGCCCGGCAGCGGGTCAGCGCGGTGCGGCAGCCGTCGATCACGTGGAAGCCGAAGCCCTTGCCCTGCACCGCCCGGCAGTCCTCGAAGCTGCCCCGCCCCTGCGCCGAGACGTACACCGCCGCCTCGGTGCTGCCGCGCACCACGCAGTCGCGCAGCACCGGGTCGGCGCCCTTGGTGACGATCACGCCGGTGGCCACGTCGGAGATCTCACACTCCGTCAGCAGCCCGCCGCTGCCGTGGTCGCGGAACCAGAGGCCGGTGCCCGCCTCGCGCACCTTGCAGCGCTCCAGCGCCACGCTCGCCCCCGAGCTGACCGAGACCGCCGAACTGCGGATCGCGCTGAACGAGGTGTCCGTGGCGGTGGCCCGGGAGTCCCGGTCCAGCACGAAGAGCGCGTCCGGCAGGTTCTGCAGGGTGCAGTCGGTCAGCGCCAGCTGAGCGCCGTCGCTGATCCAGATCGCCGGGTAGTCGCCGGTGCTGTCCTCGATCAGGCAGCCGGTCGCCACGGCCGTGGTGCCGGTGTCCCAGACCGAGAGCGCGCCGCGTCCGAAGGCCCTGATCGTGCTGCGCTCCAGCGTCAGGACGGCGCGGTCGCGCAGGTCGGCGGCGTTCTCCGGCAGGTCGTGCAGCCGGCAGTCGAGCAGCCGCAGCTCGGCCTCGGTGTCCAGGGTCAGGCCGTTGCCGGTGACCCGGTGCACCTCGCAGTCGGTCAGCCGGCCCACCGCCTTGGCCTCGGCCTGCACGCCGCTGCCCTTGATCTCGTACAGTTCGCAGCCGGTCAGTTCGGCCAGGGTGCCGGCGTCGGTCAGCAGCACGCCGGCGCCGACCGCGTTGTGCAGCCGGCAACGTTTCAGCACGGCGGTCGATCCCTCCAGCACCGCCAGCGCCGCCTGCCCGGCCTGGGTGACCTCGCACTCGTCGATCCGCGCGGTGGCCGCGCCGCGCAGCCGTAGTCCCAGGCCCGAGGGGTTGCTGACGGTGCATCCGGTCAGCTGCGCCCGCGCCTGGTCGGCCACCTCGACGCCGACCGCCGAGTGGGTGTCCACCCGGACCCCGATCAGGGTGGCGGCCGCCTCGGGGCCGGCGATCCGGACGGCCGCGGCCGAGCTGTTGAAGCCCTCGACCACCAGGTCGCGCACGGTGGCGGCGGCGGTCACGGTGAGCGGCACCCCCGTGGGCGGGTCGATCCGCACGGTGCCCGGGCCCTCGGCGGGCAGCACGGTGACCGCCTTGTCGAGCAGCACGTTCTCGCGGAACACCCCCGGGCGCACCGTGACGGTGTCACCGGGCTCGGCGGCGGCCAGCGCCTCGGCCAGTGTCTGGTACTCCCCGGCACGGCGGCGCCAGCGCGAGCCGCTGTCCTGCGTGACCCGGACCCTGTGCTCACTCATGACGGTGCCCACTCATGACGCTGTGCCGTCCCGCCTTCCGCTGATCGTGCCGTTGGCTCACCGTAGCGTGCTCACCTGGGCCCCCAGCTGCTAAGCGGCTGGGAGCCGCTCGCCCCGGGCGAGCACGCTGACCTGGTCACCCAACCGGAGGGTGCCGAGCTCCGAGGCGGTCACCTGGTCGGGGCGCTCGGGTATCAGGTTGACGCCGAAGGCGGACTTCTTGTCGAAGCGGCGGCGCTTGGCCAGGGTGCGCAGCGGCTCCTGGCCCATCCGCTCGCCGGTCTCCTGGTCGGTGGTGGTGACGATGCAGCGCCCGCACAGCTTGACGGCCCGGAACGTCAGCCCGCCGACCCGCACCCGCCGCCAGCCGTCCTCCTCCCAGGGCTCGGTGCCCTCGATCACCAGGTTGGCGCGGAACCGCTCCTTGGGGACGCCCGGCTGCCCGCCGTCGGTCAGCCACCCGTTCAGGGCGGCCAGCGAGGAGGTGGTGATCGCCAGCAGCGGGAACCCGTCCGCCATGCTGACCGTCTCGCCCGGGGCGCTGAACGCGGGGGCGACCTGGCGGGCCAGCGGGTCGGCCAGGTGCAGCAGGCGCACCTCGCCCAGCTCGTGCGGGCCCAGCCGCTCGGCGAACCAGAGCTGGGCCTTCGGGTCGGCCTCGACGGCGGCGAACCGGGTGCCGAAGACGTCGCCCTCGGTCGCGGTGGCACCCTGCCCGGACCCGGGGGCGGGGACCTGCAGCTCGTCACCCTCGGGGGAGGTGACCCGCAGCGCTCCGTCGGCGGCCGAGGCCACCCGGTACCGGGCCAGTTCGGGCAGGTCGCGCTGGGTGACGGCCAGGCCGGAGGGGCGCGCGAGCATCCAGCGCCGGTCCCCGCGCAGCCCCCACGGCTCCACGGCGGCGGTTTCGAGGTCCTGCCGGTACATCGACTTGACGGGATATCGGTGCAGGCCGGAAAGGAGTGGCATACGACCATCCTGCCAGGTCGCCGGGACGCTCCCGACCGGCTCGGGCGCCACCGGCCGGGAGCCCGGTGGTGGGGGTGGACGCACGCGGGCCGCCCGGTGCGCCGATGTCCTCGGTGCGCCGGGCGGCCCGTGGCTGACCCCCCTGTGGTTACTGCTCCGGTCGGTCGACCGGTTTCCTCACGATCAGTAGGCCTGCCCCTGGTAGGGCTGGCCGGGCTGCTGCGGCTGGCCCGGCTGCTGCTGGCTGAACTGCTGCTGCCCGAAGGGCTGCTGGCCGAACGAGGGCTGCCCGAACTGCTGCTGGCCGAACTGCTGCTGCTGACCGGTCGGCTGCTGGCTCGCGTAGGCCTGCGGCTGCTGCTGGGCCGGGTTCTGCTGCCCCGGGAACTGCTGCCCCGGCTGCTGGAAGAACTGCTGCGGCGGCATCGGCCGCACCGGGGCCACCGGCGCGGGTGCCATCGGACCGGTCGGTCTGAAGGCGCCGGGCTGCTGGTCCCAGGCCTGCTGCGCGGCCGGCTGCGGGTAGCCCGGCGGCATCGGCGCGGCCGGGATCCGCGGACCGGGCACGTACGGCTGGCCGGCGTAGCCGGTGCCGGGCGGCGGGGTCTGGAAACCGGGGCTGCTGGGGCCCGGGCCGAGTGCGAGGCGGGCCGGCGGCAGCGCGGGCAGCAGGCTCGTGGACTCCAGGGCCGAGCCGCCGTAGCCGCCCGCCGGGACGGGCGCCGGGGGGAGTGCGGCGGGCACATTGATCGGCGCGATCTGCGGGACTCCGCGCTCTGCGACCAAGCTGTCGTAGATGGGCGTGCCCGACGAGAAGGACGGAGGGTAGTAGCCGACTCCGTCGTAGGAGCGGGGCGAGGTCATGGGGCATACCGTAAGCCCAGAATGCGCCCCTGAGGAGACTGGGAGGGGTGGCAGTTCGACTGTTTACGCAGTCTTCGCCAACCCAAACCTGGCGAATGATCAGAGATCGGACATTTTGCGAATGATTTCCGGTCAAACTTGGTCATGAGAAATGGATGAGCCCCCTCGCGCCGGGGGGCTCACTCCGGCGCACGCGACATCCGCGTCCGTCCGGCCGGGAGGCCTCTGATCAGCCGCGCTGCATCGCCTGGACCGGGAAGCCCGGCTGCACGGCCAGCTCGGCGGTGCAGAACGCGCAACGCGAGGCGGCGGCCGGAATCCTGCTCAGGCACTGCGGGCAGTCCGTCTTGGCCGGCTCGGCCGCCTTGGGCGCCTCGAAACGCGCGTGCACCTTGCCGATCGGGAGCACCACGCCGAAGTAGATCACCGCCGCGACCAGCACGAAGCTGATCACCGCGTTCAGGAAGCCGCCGTACGGGAAGGCCACCCCGGCGACCTCGAAGCTCTCCTTGGTGAAGTCGCCGACCGCCCCCATGGCGACCCCGACCAGCGGCGTCAGGAACGCCGTGACGAACCCGGTGACCACGGCGGTGAAGGCCGCCCCGATGACGATACCGACGGCCAGGTCGACGACGTTTCCGCGCAGCAGGAAGCTGCGAAAGCCCTTGAACACGGCTCTGACTCCAGGAGGATCACGCGGGGCGACGGCTCGGCCCGCTGGCGGACCCACATCCTGGTCGGGCCGGGGTGCCCGGGTCCATTCGCGATCACCCGTTCCGCCCAATGGTGATACCGAAGTTGACGACGCATCAGATCGTCCGTGTGCGCCCGTGCCGCGGCTCGCGAGGCGGGCGCGGTGCAAGCGGACGGGTGTGCGAGCAGTGGCGTGCGGCGCCGCGCTGTTGACCGGAGCCGGCGGCTGGTGGTGCCGCCCGCCGTCCCGCCGGTGAAAACACCTGTCGCCCCGCCGTGGGCGGGCGCATACTGATCCGCGCGGCGCGTGCCGGCCGACCGGACCCACGGGGGCCCGGGGGTGGTGCGCCGCCCGAGGGGATGGGCGAGTTCTCGATGCCTGGCGTGATCGTCGCGTTGGTGGTGCTCGGGGTGGCCTTCCTGGCCACCAGCATGCGGGTGGTGCAGCAGTACGAGCGTGGGGTGGTGTTCCGTCTCGGCCGGGTGCGCGGCAAGGTGCGCGAGCCCGGACTGACGCTGCTGATACCGCTGGTCGACCGGATGCGCAAGGTCAATGTCCAGGTGATCACCATGCCGGTGCCCGCCCAGGAGGGCATCACCAAGGACAACGTCACCGTCCGGGTGGACGCGGTGCTCTACTTCCGGGTGATCGAGCCGGTGCGCGCCACGGTGGACGTGCAGAACTACTCCTTCGCGATGCTGCAGGTCGCGCAGACCTCGCTGCGCTCGATCATCGGCAAGAGCGAGCTGGACGACCTGCTGTCGGGGCGCGAGCAACTGCACCGGGGCCTGGAGCTGATGCTGGAGAGCCCGGCGGTCGGCTGGGGCGTGCACATCGACCGGGTGGAGATCAAGGACGTCGCGCTGCCCGACTCGATGAAGCGCTCGATGGCCCGCCAGGCCGAGGCCGACCGCGAGCGGCGGGCCCGGATCATCACCGCCGACGGTGAGTTCCAGGCCGCCGCCAAGCTGGCGGAGGCGGCGCACAAGATGTCCGAGACGCCGGCCGCGATGCAGCTGCGGCTGCTGCAGACCGTGGTGGAGGTGGCGGCGGAGAAGAACTCGACGCTGGTGCTGCCTTTCCCGGTGGAGCTGCTGCGGTTCTTCGAGAGCGCGGCGGGTGCCGCCGCCGCGCACACCCCCGCGGCGCCGCAGGCCGCGCCGGCCGAGCGGGCCGGGCGGGCTGAAGCGCCGGCCGAGGTGGCGGCGGCGCAGGCCGCTCCCGCGCTGGCGGCCGCACCGGCTGCGGTCCTGGCGGCGGACGTCCCCGCGCCGGTCGCCATCGAGGAGCTTCCGGAGTAACCGCACTCGCTCGATCGGGCGAACCCGCGCGGTGCAACTGGCCCGCGCGGCAGGCGGACTGGCACGGTGGCGGGCATGAAGCCCGTCATCCGCGCCGCCGTCCTGCTGGTCTCCGTCACCTGTGCGCTCGGCACCGCCGTGCCCGTCTGCGGTGCGGCGCCGGCCGAGCAGGCGTCGTACGTGAGCCTGCGTCACCCGCAGCCGGTGGGCGAGGCGGCCAAGCGCGAGGTGGTCGAGGTCTTCTGGTACGGCTGCCAGCACTCCCAGCTGCTGGAGGGCCCCCTGGAGGAGTGGGCCGCCCGCCGGCCCGCCGATGTGGTGCTGCGCCGGCTGCCCGCCGTCTGGCCCGGCGACTCGGACCAGACGGCCCAGCGGGCGCACGCCCGGCTCTACTTCACACTGGAGCAGCTCGGCGAGGTGGACCGGCTGCAGCGCGCCGTCTTCCACGCCGTGCGCGACGAGGGCCTGGATCTGACCACCGAGGCGGCCGCCGCCGACTGGGCGGTGGCCCAGCAGGTGGACCGCGAGAGGTTCACCGCCGCCTACGAGTCCGACCGGGTCCGCCAGGAGGTGGCCCAGGCGCCGGACGACCTGGCCCGCTACGAGGTCACCGAGCTGCCGAGCGCGGTGGTCCAGGGCCGCTACCTCACCTCGCCCACCCGCGCGGGCGGGGTGGACGCGGTGCCGCGGGTGCTGGACCAGCTGCTGGAGCAGGTGCGCTCGGAGCGTGCCGCATCCGCCGCCCCCACCACCTGAAGCCGTTCCCGGCGGTCCCGGCGGTCTCAGCGGTCAGTAGGTGCGGCCCTTCCAGGCGGCCCCGCGCCCCCGGTAGTGCTGGACGGCCGAGTCCACCGTCATCAGCAGGTACAGCAGCGCGGTGAGCGGCAGCAGCAGGGCGGCGGGGGCGGGCCGGTCGTAGTAGCGGGTCATGGGCAGATAGGTCGCCGTCATCACCGCCCACGCCGCCGCGCCGCCGCCCGCGAGCAGCCAGTGGCCCGAGGCGGCCCCCAGCACGGCGGCGACGGGCGGCAGCAGGTAGATCAGCGCCAGCCCCAGCACCGTGCCCAGCAGCAGGGGCAGCGAGTGCCGCAACTGGGCGTACGCGCTGCGCGAGACCATCCGCCACAGCGGGCCGAGCCCCGGGTACGGGCGCACGCTCAGCACGGCCAGCGCCTCGGTCCGCTCGGCCAGGCCCAGCCAGGTGCGCCCGCCGGTCCGCTTGACGGCGCGGGCCAGCGACACGTCGTCGATCACCGCGCCCCGGATCGCGGCCACCCCGCCGGCCCGCTCCAGCGCCGCCCGGCGCACCAGGGAGCAGCCCCCGGCCGCCGCCGCCGTCCTTCCGCCGGGCCGGTTGCTCCAGCGGAAGGGGTAGAGCTGGGCGAAGAAGTAGACGAAGGCCGGCACGATCAGCCGTTCCCAGCCGGTCTCGGTGCGCAGCCGGGCCATCTGCGAGACCAGGTCGAGCCGCTCCGCCTGCGCGCCGGCCACCAGCGCGGCCAGCGTCTGCGGGCCGTGCGCGATGTCGGCGTCGGTGAGCAGCAGCAGTTCCACGTCCCCGCTCTCGCCGGCCAGCTCGACGCCGTGCCGCACCGCCCAGAGCTTGCCGGTCCAGCCGGCCGGCAGCGCGGGCGGGGTGGTGACGGTGAGCGGCAGGCCGTCCGGGAACCGCGCGGCGAGCGCGCGGGCGGTCTCGGCCGTGCCGTCCGAGCTGTGGTCGTCCACCAGGATCACCCTGGCCCGTCCGAGGTACTTCTGCCCCAGCAGCCCCGGCAGGCTCAGCGGCAGCACCGCCGCCTCGTCCCGGGCCGGCACCACGATGGCCACCTCGGGCCACCTGTCCGGATCGGGGCGGTGCGGCGGGAGTCGCACATCCGTGCGCCAGAACAGCCCTTGGCCGCAGGCCAGCCAGAGCCAGCAGAGCAGCGACAGTCCGGTCAGCCCGGTGATCCACGGCAGCAGCGTCACGGTCGCAGTCTGCCGCAGCGGTACCGCCTAGGCGCTCAGCACGGCCGGATCGGCTAGGGTCATATGTCGTGAAGATCGCACTGATTGACTCCGGAATCGGCCTGCTCCCGGCGGCCGCCGCCCTTCGGACCCTGCGTCCGGATGTCGATCTGGTGCTCTCCAGCGATCCCGAGAGCATGCCCTGGGGTCCGCGCACGCCCGCCGACCTCACCGAGCACGCGCTCGCCTGCGCGCGGGCCGCCGCTGCGTTGCGCCCGGACGCGCTGGTGGTCGCCTGCAACACCGCCTCGGTGCACGCCCTGGCCACGCTGCGCGCCGAGTTGGAGCCGGAGCTGCTGGTGATCGGCACCGTCCCGGCGATCAAGCCGGCCGCCCGAGCGGGCGGCAAGGTGGCGATCTGGGCCACCCCGGCCACCACCGGCAGTGCCTACCAGCGCGGACTGATCGCCGAGTTCGGCGGCGAGGCGGAGGTCACCGAGGTCGGCTGCCCGGGCCTGGCCGACGCGGTGGAGCACGCCGACGAGGCCGCCCAGTACGAGGCGATCGCCGCGGCCGCCGCGCTCACCCCGCCCGGCACCACGGCCGTGGTGCTCGGCTGCACCCACTACGAGCTGGTCGCCGAGCCGATCCGCGCCGCCATCGCCGCGACCGCCCACCCCGACCTGGCCCTGTACGGCTCCGCCGACGCCGTCGCCGCCCAGGCCCTGCGCCGCCTGCCGGCCGAGGCGCTTGCCCGCAGCGGCGGCGCCACCCTGACCGTCCTGCACGCCGGCGAGGTCAGCCCGCTCCCGTCCGCCGCGATCCGCTACCCGCAGGGGCGCGCCCTGCGCCGGCAGGGCTTCCGCCGGGGCGCGGAGCTCGGCGCCCGGTAGCTCCCCGGTACCACCCCCAGCACGCCGCCGCCTCCGCGCTACACCCCCCGCCAGCGGTGCACCGCCGGATGGAGCCCGGAGAGCACCGCCTCGAACTGGGCGCCGTCGCACCCCGCCTCGACCGCCAGCCGGCTCACCCGCAGCGGTTCGCGGGGCAGCCGGGGGCTGAGGCGGTCGTCGTTCACGAAGGCGGTGGGGTAGCCGAGGTCGGTCAGCAGCCCGGCGGCGCGCGGGTCGTGGTGGCCGCCGGGATAGGCGAAGGCGGTGGGGGCGGCGCCCAGCCACTCGGTCAGGGCCTGGTGGGCGGTGCGGATCTCGGCGTGCACGGTGGCGTCGTCGCAGCGCCGCAGGTCGGCGTCGCCGAGGGTCTGGTTGCCGATCACCACCTGAGCGGCCGTCAGCCGCCGCAGCTGCTCCGGAGTCAGCCGCTCACGGCGCGGCGGGCGGACGGGCGAGTTGACCCGCAACTCGTGCAGGCTCCGGCGGCGGTCCGGGTCGGGCAGCGTGGCGAGCTGGGCCAGCCGGGCGGCCAGGCCGTCGGCGGTGACGGCGCGCGCGTGGCCGCCGTTGGCGAGCAGGAAAGCGGCCTCCTGCCGCCAGGACGGGCGGTCGGTGCCGATCAGCTCGGTGACCACGAAGGCCACCGCCGGCAGCCCGCGGGCCGTCAGGGCGGGCAGCGCGTGGTCCAGCACGCCGCGGTCGGCGTCGTCGAAGGTGATCAGCACACTGCGCGGCGGCAGCGGTCGGCCCTCGCGCACCGCCTGCTCCAGGGCGCGCAGCGAGACCGGCACCGCGACGCGGCAGAGCCGGTCCAGCTGGGCGCCGAAGACGTGCCGGTCGGTCACCCGGCGAAAGGCCAGCACCACCAGGCGGCGCGCCGCGTGGGCGCGGAAGAGCGGCTGGGCGGGGGAGTGGCGCAGCCACTGCACCAGCCGGTCGGCGCCGGCCGGCTGGGGCGCGTCGGGCGCGCCGAACCGGCGGGCGCCGTACTCCCGCGCCCGCTCGCGCTCCCGCGACCTGGAGCCCGGTGTCTCGTAGTCCTCCGTCTCGCAGCCCGCTGTCCCGAGCTCCTGCGGCCCGCCGTTCGCTGTC
Coding sequences within:
- a CDS encoding right-handed parallel beta-helix repeat-containing protein yields the protein MSEHRVRVTQDSGSRWRRRAGEYQTLAEALAAAEPGDTVTVRPGVFRENVLLDKAVTVLPAEGPGTVRIDPPTGVPLTVTAAATVRDLVVEGFNSSAAAVRIAGPEAAATLIGVRVDTHSAVGVEVADQARAQLTGCTVSNPSGLGLRLRGAATARIDECEVTQAGQAALAVLEGSTAVLKRCRLHNAVGAGVLLTDAGTLAELTGCELYEIKGSGVQAEAKAVGRLTDCEVHRVTGNGLTLDTEAELRLLDCRLHDLPENAADLRDRAVLTLERSTIRAFGRGALSVWDTGTTAVATGCLIEDSTGDYPAIWISDGAQLALTDCTLQNLPDALFVLDRDSRATATDTSFSAIRSSAVSVSSGASVALERCKVREAGTGLWFRDHGSGGLLTECEISDVATGVIVTKGADPVLRDCVVRGSTEAAVYVSAQGRGSFEDCRAVQGKGFGFHVIDGCRTALTRCRAEQNGRAGFEFSEPGPVVEACTSDDVPGASAAAPAKPPAPAQAPSAPAQPETVPGPRTAQLTTAGALTAPPQISPIPDCRPAEEALAELDSLIGLATVKQEVRTLIDLISVGRRRRQAGLKAPSLRRHLVFTGAPGTGKTTVARLYGEILAALGVLQRGHLVEVARVDLVGEHIGSTAIRTQAAFDQARGGVLFIDEAYTLSPEDGARDFGREAIDTLVKLMEDHRDEVVVIVAGYTAEMERFLGSNPGVSSRFSRTVAFPDYTDAELLAIARTQAVEHEYQLAAATEDALLGHFATLHRGPSFGNGRTARQVFETMIERHAMRVAHLPDPSTEDLQLLVPADLPLPPG
- a CDS encoding MOSC domain-containing protein, with the translated sequence MPLLSGLHRYPVKSMYRQDLETAAVEPWGLRGDRRWMLARPSGLAVTQRDLPELARYRVASAADGALRVTSPEGDELQVPAPGSGQGATATEGDVFGTRFAAVEADPKAQLWFAERLGPHELGEVRLLHLADPLARQVAPAFSAPGETVSMADGFPLLAITTSSLAALNGWLTDGGQPGVPKERFRANLVIEGTEPWEEDGWRRVRVGGLTFRAVKLCGRCIVTTTDQETGERMGQEPLRTLAKRRRFDKKSAFGVNLIPERPDQVTASELGTLRLGDQVSVLARGERLPAA
- a CDS encoding DUF6643 family protein → MTSPRSYDGVGYYPPSFSSGTPIYDSLVAERGVPQIAPINVPAALPPAPVPAGGYGGSALESTSLLPALPPARLALGPGPSSPGFQTPPPGTGYAGQPYVPGPRIPAAPMPPGYPQPAAQQAWDQQPGAFRPTGPMAPAPVAPVRPMPPQQFFQQPGQQFPGQQNPAQQQPQAYASQQPTGQQQQFGQQQFGQPSFGQQPFGQQQFSQQQPGQPQQPGQPYQGQAY
- the mscL gene encoding large conductance mechanosensitive channel protein MscL, with product MFKGFRSFLLRGNVVDLAVGIVIGAAFTAVVTGFVTAFLTPLVGVAMGAVGDFTKESFEVAGVAFPYGGFLNAVISFVLVAAVIYFGVVLPIGKVHARFEAPKAAEPAKTDCPQCLSRIPAAASRCAFCTAELAVQPGFPVQAMQRG
- a CDS encoding slipin family protein — encoded protein: MPGVIVALVVLGVAFLATSMRVVQQYERGVVFRLGRVRGKVREPGLTLLIPLVDRMRKVNVQVITMPVPAQEGITKDNVTVRVDAVLYFRVIEPVRATVDVQNYSFAMLQVAQTSLRSIIGKSELDDLLSGREQLHRGLELMLESPAVGWGVHIDRVEIKDVALPDSMKRSMARQAEADRERRARIITADGEFQAAAKLAEAAHKMSETPAAMQLRLLQTVVEVAAEKNSTLVLPFPVELLRFFESAAGAAAAHTPAAPQAAPAERAGRAEAPAEVAAAQAAPALAAAPAAVLAADVPAPVAIEELPE
- a CDS encoding thiol:disulfide interchange protein DsbA/DsbL, whose amino-acid sequence is MKPVIRAAVLLVSVTCALGTAVPVCGAAPAEQASYVSLRHPQPVGEAAKREVVEVFWYGCQHSQLLEGPLEEWAARRPADVVLRRLPAVWPGDSDQTAQRAHARLYFTLEQLGEVDRLQRAVFHAVRDEGLDLTTEAAAADWAVAQQVDRERFTAAYESDRVRQEVAQAPDDLARYEVTELPSAVVQGRYLTSPTRAGGVDAVPRVLDQLLEQVRSERAASAAPTT
- a CDS encoding glycosyltransferase is translated as MTLLPWITGLTGLSLLCWLWLACGQGLFWRTDVRLPPHRPDPDRWPEVAIVVPARDEAAVLPLSLPGLLGQKYLGRARVILVDDHSSDGTAETARALAARFPDGLPLTVTTPPALPAGWTGKLWAVRHGVELAGESGDVELLLLTDADIAHGPQTLAALVAGAQAERLDLVSQMARLRTETGWERLIVPAFVYFFAQLYPFRWSNRPGGRTAAAAGGCSLVRRAALERAGGVAAIRGAVIDDVSLARAVKRTGGRTWLGLAERTEALAVLSVRPYPGLGPLWRMVSRSAYAQLRHSLPLLLGTVLGLALIYLLPPVAAVLGAASGHWLLAGGGAAAWAVMTATYLPMTRYYDRPAPAALLLPLTALLYLLMTVDSAVQHYRGRGAAWKGRTY
- a CDS encoding glutamate racemase: MKIALIDSGIGLLPAAAALRTLRPDVDLVLSSDPESMPWGPRTPADLTEHALACARAAAALRPDALVVACNTASVHALATLRAELEPELLVIGTVPAIKPAARAGGKVAIWATPATTGSAYQRGLIAEFGGEAEVTEVGCPGLADAVEHADEAAQYEAIAAAAALTPPGTTAVVLGCTHYELVAEPIRAAIAATAHPDLALYGSADAVAAQALRRLPAEALARSGGATLTVLHAGEVSPLPSAAIRYPQGRALRRQGFRRGAELGAR
- a CDS encoding polysaccharide deacetylase family protein, whose amino-acid sequence is MPRPDTRTPGFRTPHVGTPHVGTPHVGTPHVGTPHVGTANGGPQELGTAGCETEDYETPGSRSRERERAREYGARRFGAPDAPQPAGADRLVQWLRHSPAQPLFRAHAARRLVVLAFRRVTDRHVFGAQLDRLCRVAVPVSLRALEQAVREGRPLPPRSVLITFDDADRGVLDHALPALTARGLPAVAFVVTELIGTDRPSWRQEAAFLLANGGHARAVTADGLAARLAQLATLPDPDRRRSLHELRVNSPVRPPRRERLTPEQLRRLTAAQVVIGNQTLGDADLRRCDDATVHAEIRTAHQALTEWLGAAPTAFAYPGGHHDPRAAGLLTDLGYPTAFVNDDRLSPRLPREPLRVSRLAVEAGCDGAQFEAVLSGLHPAVHRWRGV